One Amaranthus tricolor cultivar Red isolate AtriRed21 chromosome 1, ASM2621246v1, whole genome shotgun sequence DNA window includes the following coding sequences:
- the LOC130806127 gene encoding SNF1-related protein kinase regulatory subunit beta-3 translates to MACILLVISTQAYCNGYQLVSLLSFKVVPSKSFSFCETSSLGYYFFNMSTAYNEEQEQGTVVGFETPKSPSSSYTNVYPGNEDEARDPPLVPPHLQHTLLSCPASRETTGTFPLPQNVILNHLYIENREAPRSVVALGFTHRFRSKFVTVVLYKPVQRRGSNA, encoded by the exons ATGGCTTGTATACTCCTAGTAATATCAACTCAAGCCTATTGCAATGGATATCAACTTGTGAGTCTCCTATCATTTAAG GTTGTTCCCTCAAAGTCATTTTCGTTTTGTGAGACTTCATCTCTCGGATATTACTTCTTCAACATGAGCACTGCATACAATGAGGAACAA GAACAAGGCACTGTAGTAGGATTTGAAACTCCAAAATCGCCAAGCTCAAGTTATACCAACGTATACCCTGGAAATGAAGACGAGGCACGCGATCCACCTCTTGTCCCTCCGCACTTGCAACACACCTTGTTAAGTTGTCCGGCAAGTAGAGAGACCACCGGAACATTTCCCTTGCCTCAAAACGTGATTTTAAACCATCTGTACATTGAAAACAGAGAGGCTCCAAGATCTGTGGTTGCACTTGGTTTCACTCATCGCTTTCGGTCAAAATTTGTGACCGTTGTTCTTTACAAGCCTGTTCAGAGAAGGGGGAGCAATGCTTGA
- the LOC130806135 gene encoding P-loop NTPase domain-containing protein LPA1 homolog 2-like yields MAEVNKILYIVIVDGETNNKTEKKDENTGKDSFRYTRSVLQSTLQLMGCKARHAFKISKRVFEMVRSQNSSHTAAGVGLFGSELSYVVPKFQESLSIGGRFGNARVSNSLVVEKDGGNKSLSSESYKRRTTVFIERDKFLDIVCDALSEYKYVGPNQREDLILACRIRERKESISILLCGTSGCGKSTLSSLLGSRLGITTVISTDSIRHMMRSFVDEKQNPLVWSSTYHAGEYLDPVAVSEAKAKKKAMKAGNTTFPKDGLQDNVQNEKTDDPIEVGSNSSELISPKQMAIEGFKAQSEMVIESLDRLLTAWEERKESVIVEGVHLSLNFVMGLMKKHPSIIPFMIYISNEDKHLERFAVRAKYMTLDPTKNKYVKYIKNIRTIQEYLCNRADKHLVPKINNTNVDKSVAAIHATVFSCLRRHEAGEQLYDPTTNTVSAVYEEFRNQCAADSLSSKGMFQLIQRQGSSRHLMALLNNDGSVAKAWPVNSIDSNGNPVLGRGADTEIGTPMYGPLQIGKAEPVNLQFGHFGLSAWPNDTGGTSHGSSVDESRAECNGIDTGSRYYSSCCSSPRMSDGPAKELKEDISVSGSDEEVDDLPEMDSDEELSGGDNYTPEEVEGSVDEESTKSDEEYDDLAMQDNQECGYLSDDDNDNENLDGSNISALVLDAKSGDMHSSTFDMFVRTKSEPLSEKLDSYNPVFVSSDKKILPRNSRMRKRSLSIPTFRKHGSDAAITGASEP; encoded by the exons ATGGCGGAAGTAAATAAGATTCTGTATATTGTGATTGTCGACGGAGAAACCAACAATAAAACGGAGAAGAAGGATGAAAATACGGGGAAGGATTCATTTCGATACACTCGTTCTGTTTTGCAGAGTACTCTTCAACTTATGGGGTGCAAAGCCCGCCATGCTTTCAAG ATTAGCAAACGGGTTTTCGAGATGGTGAGAAGTCAAAACTCAAGTCACACTGCAGCCGGAGTGGGTTTATTTGGATCTGAATTGTCATATGTTGTACCGAAATTTCAAGAATCATTGTCTATTGGTGGTCGTTTTGGTAATGCTCGGGTGAGCAATAGTTTAGTTGTTGAGAAGGATGGTGGAAACAAAAGTTTATCGTCAGAGTCGTACAAAAGGCGAACAACAGTTTTCATTGAGAGAGACAAGTTCTTAGATATTGTATGTGATGCTCTATCTGAGTATAAATATGTGGGCCCAAACCAACGAGAAGATTTGATTTTAGCTTGCAG AATCCGTGAAAGGAAAGAATCCATTAGCATCTTGCTGTGTGGTACTAGTGGCTGTGGGAAATCTACATTATCGTCCTTgctg GGCAGCAGATTGGGTATCACTACAGTTATATCGACAGATTCCATAAGACACATGATGAGAAGTTTTGTGGATGAAAAACAGAACCCATTAGTGTGGTCGTCTACCTATCATGCAGGGGAGTACCTGGATCCTGTTGCTGTTTCAGAAGCAAAAGCTAAAAAGAAGGCCATGAAAGCTGGAAATACTACATTTCCGAAAGATGGATTGCAGGATAATGTTCAAAACGAGAAAACTGATGATCCAATAGAGGTGGGTTCAAATAGTTCTGAGTTAATCAGTCCAAAACAAATGGCTATTGAAGGATTTAAGGCCCAGAGTGAAATGGTCATTGAGAGTCTTGATCGGCTTCTTACTGCATGGGAAGAACGGAAAGAATCTGTTATCGTTGAAGGGGTACACTTGAGTCTTAATTTTGTG ATGGGGCTTATGAAGAAACATCCTTCAATAATACCGTTCATGATATACATTTCTAATGAAGATAAACACTTGGAAAGGTTTGCGGTACGTGCAAAGTACATGACCCTGGatccaacaaaaaataaatatgttaaatacattaaaaatattagaacAATTCAAGAATACCTATGCAATAGAGCTGACAAACATCTTGTTCCTAAGATTAACAACACTAACGTAGACAAAAGTGTCGCAGCAATCCATGCCACAGTTTTCAGCTGTTTACGGAGGCATGAGGCTGGAGAGCAGCTATACGACCCAACCACTAACACAGTAAGTGCTGTTTACGAGGAATTTAGAAATCAGTGTGCTGCCGATTCTCTGAGTTCAAAAGGGATGTTTCAACTCATTCAAAGGCAGGGGTCATCGAGACATCTGATGGCTCTTCTTAACAATGATGGGTCTGTTGCCAAGGCTTGGCCAGTTAATTCTATTGACAGCAATGGAAATCCTGTTCTGGGGCGTGGTGCAGACACTGAGATAGGAACACCTATGTATGGACCCTTGCAAATCGGCAAGGCAGAACCAGTTAATCTTCAGTTTGGTCACTTTGGCTTAAGTGCTTGGCCTAATGATACTGGGGGAACAAGCCATGGTAGCAGTGTTGACGAGTCTAGGGCCGAGTGCAATGGAATTGATACTGGCAGTAGATATTACTCTTCATGCTGCAGCTCACCCCGTATGTCCGATGGACCTGCTAAAGAG CTCAAGGAAGATATCTCAGTTTCTGGCAGCGATGAAGAGGTTGATGATCTTCCGGAAATGGATAGTGATGAGGAGTTGAGCGGTGGTGACAATTACACTCCTGAAGAG GTTGAAGGGTCCGTTGATGAAGAATCCACAAAGTCGGATGAAGAGTATGATGACCTAGCAATGCAGGATAACCAAGAATGTGGCTACTTATCAGATGATGATAACGATAACGAAAACTTGGACGGAAGCAACATATCAGCTCTTGTGCTTGATGCCAAAAGTGGGGATATGCACTCGTCAACTTTTGACATGTTTGTGAGGACTAAAAGTGAGCCTTTGTCTGAAAAATTGGATTCATATAATCCTGTGTTTGTTAGTAGTGATAAGAAAATCCTGCCAAGGAATAGTAGGATGAGAAAGCGCTCCCTCAGCATTCCGACTTTTAGGAAGCATGGAAGTGATGCGGCCATAACTGGGGCATCGGAGCCATAA
- the LOC130806146 gene encoding uncharacterized protein LOC130806146, which produces MAKTRGSSTSKSGHQRGRSIPVDIPSTSNLHLNSNTRKRRAEETDNVQQRSVRLRSTFQTKSRPSQLIKLMKGFTEKQKISVREIGFGGLLDLKLCRNPSAMLGWLVDCFDPGSCMFFIDSFKCFPISEYDVYDVFCLPLNPNNDVDIVSRCANKYNPDFPLKQEFRSFFGYEDTNAAIPLELLERMIPRMIDGGDEFKQLFVLHAISSFLAPTQNRTIDLKIVKSIIDSNKISSFNWCKYVLDQFCDSVVRYRKGKVQFFSGCIVLLEIIYFHRLKFKNISLPSSLPLISHWTDKDVSKRIKEETSANHFGSGLILSTYPVSQTMVFEYGQAVGLKVNNVDIGQPSVNAEPFRDQTVQDEDKIEFHLPLNAMRNSEIRQVAEDEICELLMLMRRDTQVVSEFYMQKIKLFLEQKRSFSSPPVPFPDVPSTSSTPFSETQSFFMNPTVLNTIDEIVDTVKWVTSIPRMVNEVFVADEGDVDVDVVDEVELDQVVNNVVNNVADEGDDDVVNNITVFESHGYENVLIHGRAKCSIPFRGVNDKFTYVSHLLKSNKKYMRQLGSLLQETVDYCFVSDQCFDNR; this is translated from the exons atGGCAAAAACAAGAGGTTCGTCAACTTCGAAGTCAGGTCATCAACGAGGTCGCAGTATTCCAGTTGATATTCCCTCCACTTCTAATTTACATTTGAATTCCAACACAAGAAAGAGAAGAGCTGAGGAAACTGACAATGTACAACAAAGGTCTGTAAG GTTGAGATCTACATTCCAGACAAAAAGTAGAccttctcaattgatcaaattgaTGAAGGGATTCACTGAGAAACAAAAAATCTCAGTGAGAGAGATTGGTTTTGGTGGCCTTCTTGATTTAAAGTTATGTAGAAATCCATCTGCAATGCTTGGTTGGCTTGTAGATTGTTTTGATCCCGGTAGTTGTATGTTTTTTATAGACTCTTTCAAGTGCTTTCCCATTTCTGAATATGATGTATATGATGTTTTTTGTCTACCTCTGAACCCAAACAATGATGTAGATATAGTTTCAAGGTGTGCGAACAAGTATAATCCTGATTTTCCCTTGAAACAAGAATTTAGATCCTTTTTTGgttatgaagatacaaatgcagCAATTCCTTTAGAATTGCTTGAACGAATGATCCCTAGGATGATTGATGGTGGGGATGAGTTCAAGCAACTTTTTGTGTTGCATGCTATTTCTTCTTTCTTAGCCCCAACCCAAAACAGAACAATAGACCTTAAGATTGTAAAGTCCATAATAGATTCGAATAAGATTAGTTCTTTTAATTGGTGTAAGTATGTGCTTGATCAGTTTTGTGACTCTGTTGTTAGATATCGTAAAGGAAAGGTGCAATTTTTTTCTGGATGCATTGTTTTGttggaaataatttattttcatcgtTTGAAATTCAAGAATATCTCTTTGCCATCCTCTTTACCCCTTATCTCTCATTGGACTGATAAGGATGTGTCAAAAAGAATTAAGGAGGAAACATCTGCTAATCATTTTGGCAGTGGTTTAATTTTGAGTACATATCCCGTGAGTCAGACGATGGTTTTTGAGTATGGTCAAGCTGTTGGGTTAAAGGTGAACAACGTTGATATTGGTCAACCAAGTGTAAATGCAGAACCCTTCAGAGATCAAACAGTGCAAGACGAAGATAAAATTGAGTTTCACTTGCCGTTAAATGCAATGCGTAATTCTGAAATACGCCAAGTAGCTGAGGAT GAAATATGTGAGTTGCTGATGCTGATGAGGAGAGACACTCAAGTTGTCTCCGAGTTTTACATGCAGAAAATTAAGTTGTTTTTAGAACAAAAACGTTCATTTTCTTCTCCTCCTGTCCCTTTTCCTGATGTTCCTTCTACCTCATCCACACCTTTTTCTGAAACCCaaagttttttcatgaatcCTACCGTGCTCAATACTATCGATGAGATAGTTGACACGGTTAAATGGGTTACCTCTATTCCCAGGATGGTGAATGAGGTTTTTGTTGCTGATGAGGGTGATGTAGATGTAGATGTAGTGGATGAGGTTGAATTGGATCAAGTTGTAAATAATGTTGTAAATAATGTTGCTGATGAGGGTGATGATGATGTTGTAAATAATATCACTGTTTTTGAAAGCCATGGTTATGAGAATGTATTAATACATGGCAGGGCTAAGTGTTCCATTCCTTTCAGAGGTGTGAATGATAAATTTACATATGTTTCACATCTGCTGaagtcaaacaaaaaatatatgagaCAACTTGGTTCGTTACTTCAAGAAAcagttgactattgttttgtttcTGATCAATGTTTTGACAATAGGTGA